From Rutidosis leptorrhynchoides isolate AG116_Rl617_1_P2 chromosome 3, CSIRO_AGI_Rlap_v1, whole genome shotgun sequence, a single genomic window includes:
- the LOC139899469 gene encoding uncharacterized protein, with product MPPIVSSLLITWVITKVNILHSSQVVYATLTKDFDCSCCLPPLMPLLLLQGSEIQAGTVLHPTLHLSYHKKLRHQLNKTSTATKLRKPSKLHLMNGQRKKPVKHRQNA from the exons ATGCCTCCTATTGTTAGTTCATTGCTGATCACTTGGGTTATCACTAAG GTTAATATTCTTCATTCATCTCAAGTAGTATATGCTACATTAACCAAGGACTTTGATTGCAGCTGCTGCCTGCCACCTCTGATGCCGCTGCTGCTACTCCAAG GATCAGAAATCCAAGCAGGTACGGTACTTCATCCAACTCTGCATCTATCTTACCACAAAAAATTACGGCATCAGCTGAATAAAACTTCAACTGCAACCAAG CTAAGGAAACCATCAAAACTCCACTTGATGAACGGACAGAGGAAGAAACCAGTAAAGCACCGACAGAACGCTTGA